One Panicum virgatum strain AP13 chromosome 9K, P.virgatum_v5, whole genome shotgun sequence genomic region harbors:
- the LOC120650830 gene encoding peroxisome biogenesis protein 12, translated as MLFQVGGQGARPTFFEMSAAQQLPASLRAALTYSLGVFALRRPLLHKVLDYEDEFFALLMGVLESHSLRTTDGSFSESLYGLRRRPVKVSVKRKSPGTESSDKVYDSALRKRQKILSVVFLVVLPYFKSKLQSIYNKEREARLQATLWGQDDVRFDEAGFVLDQEQTSQAQNDPATGGVSNLTRFKKNFASLIGVCYPWIHATNEGLSFAYQLLYLLDATAFYSPALHVLGIHVCRATGQELMDSSSRISRIRNRELERLRGPPWLKAVQRVFLSCLYTTLDYAQTGLIAAVFFFKMMEWWYQSAEERMSAPTVYPPPPPPPTPKVAKDGIPLPTDKTLCPLCCQKRANPSVLSVSGFVFCYSCIFKSVSQHKRCPVTLMPATVEQIRRLFHDL; from the exons GTTTTTGCACTAAGAAGGCCATTACTACACAAAGTTTTAGATTATGAAGATGAATTCTTTGCTTTGTTAATGGGTGTCCTTGAGTCTCACAGTCTACGAACAACAG ATGGTTCTTTTTCAGAGTCATTATATGGTCTCAGGAGGAGACCTGTTAAGGTTTCAGTGAAGAGAAAGAGCCCTGGTACAGAATCCAGTGACAAAGTCTATGATTCTGCACTAAGGAAGCGCCAGAAAATCCTCTCAGTGGTTTTCTTG GTTGTTTTGCCATATTTTAAGTCAAAGTTGCAGTCTATATACAATAAAGAAAGGGAAGCCAGGTTGCAGGCAACTCTTTGGGGTCAGGATGATGTGAGGTTTGATGAAGCCGGCTTTGTATTAGATCAGGAGCAGACTTCTCAAGCACAGAATGACCCTGCAACTGGAGGAGTATCAAACTTGACACGTTTTAAGAAAAATTTTGCCTCACTCATAGGTGTTTGCTATCCATGGATTCATGCAACTAATGAAG GTCTGTCATTTGCATACCAGCTGCTATATCTGTTGGATGCCACTGCTTTTTATAGTCCAGCACTGCATGTGCTAGGGATTCACGTTTGTCGTGCTACTGGACAAGAGCTG ATGGATTCATCTTCTAGGATATCAAGGATTAGAAACCGTGAACTTGAGAGACTTCGTGGTCCTCCATGGTTGAAG GCTGTGCAGCGGGTGTTCCTTAGTTGTTTATATACAACTCTAGATTATGCACAAACAGGTTTAATTGCTGCAGTCTTCTTTTTCAAG ATGATGGAGTGGTGGTACCAATCTGCTGAAGAAAGAATGTCAGCTCCGACTGTAtacccaccgccgcctccaccaccaaCTCCAAAG GTTGCCAAAGATGGAATCCCCTTACCAACTGACAAGACGCTCTGCCCCCTGTGCTGCCAGAAGCGCGCCAACCCTTCTGTTCTTTCTGTTTCTGGTTTTGTATTTTGCTACAGCTGCATATTCAAGTCCGTCTCTCAG CATAAAAGGTGCCCTGTCACGCTGATGCCTGCCACTGTTGAACAAATTAGGCGCCTCTTCCATGATTTGTAG